The Verrucomicrobiota bacterium genome has a window encoding:
- a CDS encoding putative baseplate assembly protein, translating into MIYRCCVENRKAAVLANPALNGIDYLEVLDSEAIPLGSPRQQTLLVHCLNPLMPANWTTDNVLIEGGESITDITLDWVQPALAGSPPQVQATGQEQNFFASLPDATKVLVVRTHTAGDFSAYRLRLVNSAVRAAQDPFEVTEALAGFDPELAEVSFSFKVECGPDFDCAPPGPGCSPPTVAPPQINYLAKDYGSFRTVILDRLNQLLPAWTGTSEADPGVALAELIAYRADHLSYQQDAIATEAYIETARSRVSLRRHARLVDYHVHDGCNARTWIQLTVAANPGEPVFLDRTLTRFYTYAPGMPPILAVGDGTEEAALLSGVQVFQPMQDALLYAAHNRMFFYTWGNTECCLPQGAVEATLNGSYPNLRPGDVLVFQEVVGPQTGNAADADLRHRCAVRLTHVATVDANGRPLVDPLFDPSGAPVSNPATQKPAPVTELQWAQDDALPFPVCISSIYLDSSGTMHAVANVSVAFGNVVLADHGVSIAGTSLGQVPAPRLHLPRNPATDRCQPALPIALPVRFRPAIPDRPLTHAVPQPLAGVPATPGVTLLDGTGTATLTDANGFICLTARASDPAGWPQFFGVAVQQNQTTPANFDLSVVYPLPAGAAAAPIQTVALERFTNLSLKAADANYVAAKINSLSRLIRVPPGYSPPATPPSGFPATLTMLTAPGTINLQDLSSPPITYLTLQAANPANWPQSFGVLAQAIDQPPSNENEGPSAYNLAFVYYPASGGVGVTLPVTVEQFQGLSSAGLTSQLHSRLFTVNSFAGAPDLRLPAADLIQFDPAKAVPQITLDGTFDGTTTRWHPEHDLLGSAGSDRAFVVEIESDGTANLRFATPPDPGSASAETNGMVPEPGTAFVAEYRIGNGTGGNVGAESLVYLAAVDARIRSCTNPLPARGGTDPETGDQIRRRAPQAFLSQSPSALLRSVTTADYEAAAATNPQVDQAVASLRWTGSWYSVFIAVEPGGGGNLTDTLQKSLETTVERYRLAGQDLKLESPQYLSLEIELQVCVDPSYFRADVEKSLLQVLGNGILPNGQKGFFYPDNFTFGKTVYLSPVYAAARSVPGVISVAATKFQPQGVNTARYLNAGQIKMGSLQVARLDNDPSHPGHGKLTLIVQGGK; encoded by the coding sequence GTGATTTACCGGTGCTGCGTGGAGAACCGGAAGGCGGCGGTGCTGGCGAACCCTGCCTTGAACGGCATCGACTACCTTGAGGTGCTGGATAGTGAAGCCATCCCCTTGGGAAGCCCGAGGCAGCAAACCCTCCTGGTGCATTGCCTCAATCCGCTGATGCCGGCAAACTGGACGACGGACAACGTGCTCATCGAGGGAGGCGAAAGCATCACCGATATCACTCTGGATTGGGTGCAGCCGGCCTTGGCTGGGTCGCCGCCCCAGGTTCAGGCCACCGGCCAGGAACAAAACTTCTTCGCCTCCCTGCCGGATGCGACCAAGGTGTTGGTTGTCCGCACCCACACCGCGGGGGATTTTTCCGCCTACCGCCTGCGCCTGGTGAACTCGGCGGTGCGGGCGGCCCAGGATCCATTTGAGGTCACCGAAGCGCTCGCCGGGTTCGATCCGGAACTGGCTGAGGTGAGCTTTTCATTCAAGGTGGAATGCGGGCCGGATTTCGACTGCGCCCCGCCGGGGCCCGGTTGTTCGCCGCCAACGGTCGCACCGCCTCAGATCAACTACCTGGCGAAGGACTACGGCAGCTTCCGCACGGTTATCCTTGACCGGCTCAACCAGCTTTTACCCGCCTGGACCGGCACCAGTGAAGCCGACCCGGGCGTGGCGCTCGCCGAACTGATCGCCTACCGGGCCGATCACCTGAGCTACCAGCAGGACGCGATCGCCACCGAAGCCTACATCGAGACCGCGCGCAGCCGGGTGTCGCTGAGGCGCCATGCGCGATTGGTGGACTACCATGTGCACGACGGCTGCAACGCTCGGACCTGGATTCAACTAACGGTCGCGGCCAACCCCGGAGAACCCGTCTTCCTGGACCGCACACTTACCCGCTTCTACACCTATGCGCCCGGGATGCCTCCGATCCTGGCCGTTGGCGACGGTACTGAGGAAGCGGCCCTGTTGAGCGGCGTCCAGGTCTTTCAGCCCATGCAGGATGCGCTCTTGTATGCGGCCCACAACCGGATGTTCTTTTATACCTGGGGCAACACGGAATGCTGCCTCCCGCAAGGGGCGGTGGAAGCGACCCTCAACGGCTCGTATCCGAATCTGCGGCCCGGCGACGTGTTGGTCTTTCAGGAGGTCGTCGGGCCCCAAACGGGAAATGCCGCGGACGCCGACCTCCGCCACCGTTGTGCGGTCAGGCTGACCCATGTGGCCACCGTGGACGCCAATGGCCGGCCGCTTGTTGACCCGCTCTTCGACCCGAGCGGAGCGCCTGTTTCGAATCCCGCGACTCAGAAGCCCGCCCCGGTTACCGAGCTTCAGTGGGCGCAGGATGATGCCCTTCCGTTCCCGGTTTGTATATCCTCCATCTACCTGGATTCCAGCGGGACCATGCACGCCGTAGCCAATGTGAGCGTGGCCTTCGGCAATGTGGTGTTGGCCGACCACGGCGTGTCCATCGCGGGGACGAGCCTCGGACAGGTGCCGGCGCCCCGGCTCCACCTGCCGCGCAACCCGGCCACGGATCGCTGCCAGCCTGCCCTGCCCATCGCGCTGCCGGTGCGTTTTCGCCCGGCGATCCCGGATCGCCCCCTGACCCACGCTGTTCCCCAGCCTCTGGCCGGCGTCCCGGCCACGCCGGGAGTTACCCTCCTGGACGGGACGGGTACAGCCACATTGACGGACGCAAACGGCTTCATCTGCCTCACAGCCCGAGCGTCCGATCCGGCCGGTTGGCCGCAGTTCTTCGGAGTGGCGGTGCAGCAGAACCAAACGACCCCGGCGAATTTCGATCTTTCGGTGGTTTACCCGCTGCCGGCGGGAGCTGCCGCCGCACCGATACAGACCGTCGCCCTGGAACGTTTCACCAACCTTTCATTGAAGGCTGCAGACGCGAACTATGTCGCCGCGAAAATTAACTCTCTCTCGAGGTTAATCCGGGTTCCTCCCGGCTACAGCCCGCCTGCGACCCCTCCGTCGGGTTTCCCGGCAACGCTCACCATGCTCACTGCCCCCGGCACGATTAACCTGCAGGATCTCAGCAGCCCGCCGATCACATACCTGACCTTGCAAGCCGCCAACCCGGCGAACTGGCCGCAGTCTTTCGGCGTTTTGGCCCAGGCGATCGATCAACCGCCCTCCAATGAGAACGAGGGCCCCTCGGCATACAACCTCGCCTTTGTTTACTATCCGGCGTCGGGCGGAGTAGGCGTCACCCTTCCGGTTACCGTCGAACAATTTCAGGGCCTGTCATCGGCCGGCCTTACCAGCCAACTGCATTCCAGGCTGTTCACCGTGAACAGCTTTGCCGGAGCCCCCGACCTCCGCCTGCCTGCTGCTGACCTCATCCAATTCGACCCGGCCAAGGCAGTTCCCCAAATCACCCTGGACGGCACTTTTGATGGCACCACAACCCGCTGGCATCCGGAGCATGACCTCTTGGGAAGCGCCGGATCGGATCGAGCCTTCGTGGTGGAGATCGAGTCAGACGGCACCGCTAACCTGCGGTTTGCGACGCCTCCCGATCCGGGTTCGGCCTCGGCGGAAACCAATGGCATGGTACCCGAACCAGGGACGGCGTTTGTCGCCGAGTACCGGATCGGCAACGGCACCGGTGGGAACGTCGGGGCGGAGAGTCTGGTTTACCTGGCCGCCGTTGACGCCCGGATTCGATCCTGCACCAACCCGCTGCCCGCCAGAGGAGGCACCGACCCGGAGACCGGGGACCAGATTCGCCGGCGGGCTCCGCAGGCTTTTCTCTCCCAGAGCCCGAGCGCACTGCTGCGGTCGGTGACGACGGCGGATTACGAGGCGGCCGCAGCAACCAACCCTCAGGTGGACCAAGCCGTGGCTTCGCTGCGCTGGACGGGAAGTTGGTACTCGGTTTTTATCGCGGTCGAACCCGGTGGGGGCGGCAATTTGACCGACACCCTTCAGAAGAGTCTGGAAACGACGGTGGAACGTTACCGGTTGGCCGGCCAGGACCTGAAACTGGAATCGCCCCAGTACCTCTCGCTCGAGATCGAACTCCAGGTTTGCGTCGACCCGAGTTATTTTCGTGCCGACGTTGAGAAATCCTTGCTGCAGGTCCTCGGCAACGGGATTTTGCCTAACGGCCAAAAGGGATTTTTCTACCCTGACAACTTCACCTTCGGAAAGACCGTTTACCTCAGCCCGGTGTACGCCGCGGCCCGATCCGTGCCCGGCGTGATTTCGGTCGCGGCTACCAAATTTCAACCTCAGGGGGTGAATACCGCCCGGTACCTGAACGCGGGGCAAATCAAGATGGGATCTCTGCAAGTGGCCCGGTTGGACAACGACCCCAGTCACCCCGGCCACGGTAAGTTGACGTTGATCGTGCAGGGCGGGAAATGA